The proteins below come from a single Eucalyptus grandis isolate ANBG69807.140 chromosome 3, ASM1654582v1, whole genome shotgun sequence genomic window:
- the LOC104436330 gene encoding LOW QUALITY PROTEIN: 28S rRNA (cytosine-C(5))-methyltransferase (The sequence of the model RefSeq protein was modified relative to this genomic sequence to represent the inferred CDS: substituted 1 base at 1 genomic stop codon) has translation MRPPAPPAAAGKAEVRRLSNAERSAYFARREAAKVLRVVLQGDARRRAVGSVKSLVYSPSVRNKRATLALVCQTLKHLPIIKKILEDADIVNSKWKRKEDLLFIVTYDVLFGQAKQSTGDVEKFIIHHKIKLQSALERLLLTKKVNGVDELTSLYQTGDAPKPRYVRVNTLKLDIGSAMLELENXQRYFVQKDGLLPDLLILPAGTDLHDHPLVLNGSVFLQGKASCMVAAALCPEPGWVVLDACSAPGNKTVHLAALMRDKGKIIACELNKQRVHRLEDTIRLSGASNIHVVHGDFLNLTPSVHPYNKVRAILLDPSCSGSGTSAERLDHLLPSYTTGLAADGTEIARLSKLAAFQKKALSHALTFPAVERVVYSTCSIHQIENEDVVQSILPLAASHGFRLAAPLPQWTRRGLPVFEGAEKLLRTDPVEDKEGFFIALFVKEHVDRNRGIPSAFPAQKSKRQVAGSTKKRLVTGTRLSRLLFYPSGLQTKTT, from the exons ATGCGCCCGCCCGCGCCGCCAGCGGCCGCCGGCAAGGCGGAGGTCCGGCGGCTGAGCAACGCCGAGCGCTCGGCCTACTTCGCTCGCAGGGAGGCGGCGAAGGTGTTGCGGGTGGTCCTGCAGGGCGACGCCCGGCGGCGGGCCGTCGGCTCCGTCAAGTCGCTCGTCTACAGCCCCTCCGTCAGGAACAAGCGAGCCACTCTCGCCTTGGTGTGCCAAACGCTGAAGC ATCTTCCTATTATAAAGAAGATCTTGGAGGATGCTGACATTGTAAATAGCAAGTGGAAG AGAAAAGAAGACTTGCTTTTCATAGTGACCTATGACGTTCTCTTTGGTCAA GCAAAGCAGTCAACTGGTGATGTGGAGAAGTTTATCATCCATCATAAAATAAAGTTGCAGTCAGCTTTAGAACGATTGTTATTGACAAAGAAAGTCAATGGTGTAGATGAATTGACAAGCCTTTATCAAACAGGAG ATGCTCCTAAACCACGATACGTTAGAGTGAATACTCTCAAATTGGATATTGGATCTGCCATGCTTGAATTGGAAAACTAACAAAGGTATTTT GTTCAAAAGGATGGCCTGCTTCCTGACCTGCTTATTCTGCCAGCCGGTACTGACTTGCATGATCATCCTCTTGTCTTGAATGGAAGTGTCTTTTTGCAA GGTAAAGCAAGCTGTATGGTTGCAGCAGCCCTTTGTCCTGAGCCAGGCTGGGTG GTTCTTGATGCTTGTTCTGCACCTGGAAACAAAACTGTCCATTTGGCTGCTCTCATGAGGGATAAAGGAAAGATAATAGCTTGCGAACTCAATAAGCAGAGAGTTCACCGTCTAGAAGATACTATCAGGCTGTCTGGCGCTTCCA ACATCCATGTGGTCCATggagattttttaaatttgaccCCAAGCGTTCACCCATACAACAAG GTCCGAGCAATTCTTTTAGATCCGTCCTGCTCAGGATCTGGGACGTCTGCTGAGAGATTGGATCATCTGCTTCCTTCTTACACGACCG GTCTTGCAGCTGATGGTACAGAAATAGCGAGGCTCAGTAAACTTGCAGCTTTTCAGAAGAAGGCCCTGTCACATGCATTAACTT TTCCAGCTGTTGAAAGAGTCGTTTATAGTACCTGCTCCATCCACCAGATCGAAAACGAAGATGTAGTACAGTCTATCCTCCCTCTCGCTGCATCTCATGGGTTTCGCCTGGCAGCTCCCTTACCCCAGTGGACTCGCCGCGGTCTTCCAGTTTTCGAAGGCG CTGAGAAGTTACTGCGAACCGATCCTGTGGAGGACAAAGAGGGTTTTTTCATTGCTCTGTTTGTCAAAGAACATGTCGACAGGAACAGAGGAATTCCATCTGCGTTCCCTGCTCAGAAATCCAAAAGGCAAGTCGCCGGTTCGACAAAGAAGAGACTTGTAACGGGCACTAGATTGTCCAGGTTGCTTTTTTACCCATCAGGATTACAGACTAAAACTACCTAA
- the LOC104436331 gene encoding 17.1 kDa class II heat shock protein produces MDLRDMGFDPTVLDTLHELLDLSDEPDAKSHHAPSRAFLRDKKAMAATPADVKEYPNSYVFVLDMPGLKPDQIKVQVEDGNMLVVSGERKREKEKDLKDQKDGAGGALLRYVKMERRLGKFLKKFVLPENADPEKISASYQDGVLTVTVEKRPPPEPKKPKTIEVQIA; encoded by the coding sequence ATGGATCTCAGAGACATGGGCTTCGACCCCACCGTGCTGGACACCCTCCACGAGCTCCTCGACCTCTCCGACGAGCCCGACGCCAAGTCCCACCACGCCCCGTCCCGCGCCTTCCTGCGCGACAAGAAGGCGATGGCGGCGACGCCGGCCGACGTGAAGGAGTACCCGAACTCGTACGTGTTCGTGCTCGACATGCCGGGGCTGAAGCCGGACCAGATCAAGGTCCAGGTGGAGGACGGGAACATGCTGGTGGTGAGCggcgagaggaagagggagaaagagaaggacCTGAAGGACCAGAAGGATGGAGCGGGAGGGGCGCTGCTGAGGTACGTGAAGATGGAGAGGAGGCTGGGGAAGTTCCTGAAGAAGTTCGTGCTGCCGGAGAACGCGGACCCGGAGAAGATATCGGCGTCGTACCAGGACGGGGTGCTGACGGTGACGGTGGAGAAGAGGCCGCCGCCGGagcccaagaagcccaagaCCATCGAGGTCCAGATCGCCTAA
- the LOC108958104 gene encoding 18.8 kDa class II heat shock protein, with product MDLRNLGFDSRLFGILEDMLDFPEEPEKSRSNPSRAYVRDAKAMAATPADVVEYPGSYVFVVDMPGIRASEIKVQVENDNVLVVSGERKREKEEGAKYLSMERRTGKFMRRFALPKNANVETVAAAYQDGVLRVAVEKVRPPEPKTKTIEVKAG from the coding sequence ATGGATCTGCGTAATCTCGGCTTCGATTCGCGCCTCTTTGGGATCCTCGAAGACATGCTCGACTTCCCCGAGGAGCCCGAGAAATCGAGGAGCAACCCCTCGCGCGCCTACGTCCGCGATGCAAAGGCCATGGCGGCGACCCCTGCCGACGTCGTGGAGTACCCGGGCTCCTACGTGTTCGTCGTGGACATGCCCGGGATAAGGGCCAGCGAGATCAAGGTCCAGGTAGAGAACGACAACGTGCTCGTCGTGAGcggggagaggaagagggagaaagaggaagGGGCCAAGTACCTGAGCATGGAGAGGAGGACCGGGAAGTTCATGAGGAGGTTCGCGCTGCCGAAGAACGCTAATGTGgagacggtggcggcggcgtaCCAGGACGGGGTGCTCAGGGTGGCCGTCGAGAAGGTGCGGCCGCCGGAGCCGAAGACCAAGACCATCGAAGTCAAGGCCGGTTGA